In one Kitasatospora cineracea genomic region, the following are encoded:
- a CDS encoding UDP-N-acetylmuramoyl-tripeptide--D-alanyl-D-alanine ligase, with protein MIALTLAEAAQAVGGTLDSADPQASITGAVVTDNRQIEPGGLFVCVLGERVDGHEFAAKAVADGAVAVLATRPVGVPAILVDDVVVALGRLARAVVARSADVRIVGLTGSAGKTSTKDLIGQLLSKHGETVFPAGSHNNEIGHPLTALRIAPTTRHLVMEMGARHKGDIEYLTGITPPTVGLVLNIGTAHLGEFGSREGIAEAKGEMVEALAPEGVAVLNADDPLVRAMSSRTRARVVLFGESPDAHVRATGVRLDATGRPQFTLSTPAGSAPVQLRLYGEHHVSNALAAAAVAVELGMPVDRVAEALSEAGALSRWRMEVVDRADGLTVVNDAYNANPESVRAALRTLATMAGTGPERRRTWAVLGEMRELGEDSLDEHDTIGRLAVRLDITKLVAVGGREAARMELGARNEGSWGEESVLVSDADAAIELLRSQVRPGDVVLVKASRSVGLERVAEALLADGAAK; from the coding sequence GTGATTGCTCTGACCCTGGCCGAGGCGGCGCAGGCCGTTGGCGGCACCCTCGACAGCGCGGACCCGCAGGCGTCGATCACCGGCGCGGTGGTCACCGACAACCGGCAGATCGAGCCCGGCGGGCTGTTCGTCTGCGTGCTCGGCGAGCGCGTCGACGGGCACGAGTTCGCGGCGAAGGCCGTCGCCGACGGCGCGGTCGCGGTGCTCGCCACCCGGCCGGTCGGCGTGCCCGCGATCCTGGTGGACGACGTGGTGGTCGCGCTCGGCCGGCTGGCCCGCGCCGTGGTGGCCCGCTCCGCCGACGTGCGGATCGTCGGTCTGACCGGCTCGGCCGGCAAGACCTCCACCAAGGACCTGATCGGCCAACTGCTGTCCAAGCACGGCGAGACGGTCTTCCCGGCCGGTTCGCACAACAACGAGATCGGCCACCCGCTGACCGCGCTGCGGATCGCCCCGACGACCCGTCACCTGGTGATGGAGATGGGCGCCCGGCACAAGGGCGACATCGAGTACCTGACCGGCATCACCCCGCCCACCGTCGGACTCGTCCTCAACATCGGCACCGCCCACCTCGGCGAGTTCGGCTCCCGCGAGGGCATCGCCGAGGCCAAGGGCGAGATGGTGGAGGCCCTCGCGCCCGAGGGCGTCGCCGTCCTCAACGCCGACGACCCGCTGGTGCGCGCGATGAGCAGCCGCACCAGGGCCCGGGTGGTGCTGTTCGGCGAGTCCCCGGACGCCCACGTCCGGGCCACCGGTGTTCGCCTGGACGCCACCGGGAGGCCGCAGTTCACGCTCAGCACCCCGGCCGGTTCCGCACCCGTGCAGCTGCGCCTGTACGGTGAGCACCACGTCTCGAACGCCCTCGCCGCCGCCGCGGTGGCGGTGGAGCTCGGGATGCCCGTCGACCGCGTCGCCGAAGCACTCAGCGAGGCGGGTGCGCTGTCCCGCTGGCGCATGGAGGTGGTCGACCGGGCCGATGGCCTCACCGTCGTCAACGACGCCTACAACGCGAACCCGGAGTCCGTGCGGGCCGCGCTGCGGACCCTGGCGACGATGGCGGGCACCGGCCCGGAGCGCCGCCGCACCTGGGCGGTGCTCGGTGAGATGCGGGAGCTCGGCGAGGACAGCCTCGACGAGCACGACACCATCGGAAGGCTCGCGGTGCGGCTGGACATCACCAAGCTGGTGGCGGTCGGCGGACGCGAGGCGGCCCGGATGGAACTGGGCGCGAGGAACGAAGGTTCGTGGGGTGAGGAGTCGGTGCTGGTGTCCGACGCGGACGCGGCGATCGAGCTGCTGCGCAGTCAGGTCCGGCCGGGGGACGTGGTCCTGGTGAAGGCCTCCCGTTCGGTGGGGCTGGAGAGGGTCGCCGAGGCGCTGCTCGCGGACGGTGCCGCGAAGTGA
- a CDS encoding UDP-N-acetylmuramoyl-L-alanyl-D-glutamate--2,6-diaminopimelate ligase — translation MSDTPGRGPRRVSSVTEQARFGPGGRGADSLPAVPKPDQTSAIPPRPGRTAALPLAEAARLLGLDPLEGPAVTGVTHDSRAVRPGDVYVAFPGANHHGAAFAAGAVASGAVAVLTDAAGAELAADAGVPLLVVDSPREAMGPLAAAVYGTPSASMLMIGLTGTNGKTTTSYLVEGGLRGAGRLPGVIGTVEMRVGEERIKSERTTPEATELHAVLGVMREAGADAVVMEVSSHALVYGRTDGVVYDVALFNNLTPEHLDFHPDMEDYYRAKARLFEEGKSRRGVANRDDSYGRRLAAEARIPMTTFSAAGDPAADWRAADVRLGPSGSTFRVLGPDGEQADASVPLPGPFNVANALGAITALVTAGVDLDAAVAGVAGVAGVPGRLEKVEAGQDYVAVVDYAHKPDALSAVLASLREVTKGRLHVVVGCGGDRDPYKRGPMGAIAARLADTAVLTSDNPRSEDALAILATMLAGAAEVPEQERGEVLAVPDRGEAIALAVARAHAGDTVLVAGKGHELGQYVKGEVRPFDDRQVLRNAIEQLNATERANKGEVDR, via the coding sequence ATGAGCGACACCCCAGGGCGCGGACCGCGCCGTGTGAGCAGCGTCACGGAGCAGGCCCGGTTTGGCCCCGGGGGGCGCGGGGCCGATAGCCTTCCGGCCGTGCCGAAACCCGATCAAACCTCCGCGATCCCGCCCCGACCCGGCCGCACCGCGGCGCTGCCCCTCGCCGAGGCGGCCCGGCTGCTCGGCCTGGACCCCCTGGAGGGGCCCGCCGTCACCGGCGTCACCCACGACTCCCGGGCGGTGCGCCCCGGCGACGTGTACGTGGCCTTCCCCGGGGCCAACCACCACGGCGCGGCGTTCGCCGCCGGCGCGGTCGCGTCCGGCGCGGTCGCGGTGCTCACCGACGCCGCCGGGGCCGAACTGGCCGCCGACGCCGGCGTCCCGCTGCTGGTGGTGGACAGCCCGCGCGAGGCGATGGGCCCGCTGGCCGCCGCGGTGTACGGCACGCCCAGCGCGAGCATGCTGATGATCGGCCTGACCGGCACCAACGGCAAGACCACCACCTCCTACCTGGTCGAGGGCGGCCTGCGGGGGGCCGGGCGGCTGCCCGGCGTGATCGGCACCGTCGAGATGCGGGTCGGCGAGGAGCGGATCAAGTCCGAGCGCACCACCCCCGAGGCCACCGAACTGCACGCCGTGCTCGGCGTGATGCGCGAGGCTGGGGCCGACGCGGTGGTGATGGAGGTCTCCAGCCACGCGCTGGTGTACGGCCGCACCGACGGCGTGGTCTACGACGTCGCGCTGTTCAACAACCTGACGCCCGAACACCTCGACTTCCACCCCGACATGGAGGACTACTACCGGGCCAAGGCCCGGCTGTTCGAGGAGGGCAAGTCCCGCCGGGGCGTCGCCAACCGGGACGACTCCTACGGCCGTCGGCTGGCCGCCGAGGCCCGGATCCCGATGACCACCTTCTCCGCGGCCGGCGACCCGGCCGCCGACTGGCGCGCCGCCGACGTCCGGCTCGGCCCGTCCGGCTCGACGTTCCGGGTGCTCGGCCCGGACGGCGAGCAGGCCGACGCCTCGGTGCCGCTGCCCGGCCCGTTCAACGTCGCCAACGCGCTGGGCGCGATCACCGCGCTGGTCACCGCCGGCGTCGACCTGGACGCCGCGGTGGCGGGCGTCGCCGGGGTGGCCGGGGTGCCCGGCCGGCTGGAGAAGGTCGAGGCCGGGCAGGACTACGTCGCCGTGGTCGACTACGCACACAAGCCGGACGCGCTCAGCGCCGTCCTCGCCTCGCTGCGCGAGGTCACCAAGGGCCGGCTGCACGTCGTGGTCGGCTGCGGCGGCGACCGCGACCCGTACAAGCGCGGGCCGATGGGCGCCATCGCCGCCCGGCTCGCCGACACCGCCGTCCTCACCAGCGACAACCCGCGCTCCGAGGACGCGCTCGCGATCCTGGCCACCATGCTGGCCGGCGCCGCCGAGGTGCCCGAGCAGGAGCGCGGCGAGGTGCTCGCCGTCCCGGACCGGGGCGAGGCGATCGCCCTGGCCGTCGCCCGGGCCCACGCCGGCGACACCGTGCTGGTGGCGGGCAAGGGCCACGAACTGGGCCAGTACGTGAAGGGCGAGGTCCGCCCGTTCGACGACCGGCAGGTCCTGCGGAACGCGATCGAGCAGCTCAACGCCACCGAGCGGGCGAACAAGGGAGAGGTTGACCGGTGA
- a CDS encoding peptidoglycan D,D-transpeptidase FtsI family protein encodes MSRPPGDAPRPRRTASGGSGSGSGSGAGRSGGRSGADKPAKPAAGRAGSGSAAGRSAAGRSGAGRAGSGRSAEQPPRRRVAEPRRTADGAPARPVRPRAAAGHREVAPPRRPSARPARRPAPRRPAPSGPRSIKLADPRRRLRLVTVCLLLVFALFAGRLVQLQLLDSDALAAAAGANKYVRVALPAERGSITAADGTVLATSVDAYDITADPTMFTPEFAHLPDAPEQAAALLAPILGQPKEKLAEKLHPNSKNPKSQYALLMARQSPAAKNQIADLKTALTKQTDTAACRAQVQLLKKPVDKGGRQFLDAACVNPLAGLFWDQSTRRSYPAGGLGSNLVGFVNAEGTGTGGLELQYQQQLAGQDGHSTYAASGGRRVATAGGARQDPVPGTDLRLTVDPDIQWAAQRAITDQVANAGAEKGYVIVQDVKTGQVLAMATSPGFDPNDLSSARADQLGNAALQDAYEPGSTAKLMTMAAVLDTGKANWDTHVEVPNTLQRADRVFHDDVDHETWYLTLAGVLAKSSNIGTIEAAEHLGATQAESNKVLADYLDRFGIGKPSGLGFPGETRGILAKPEDWNGSQQYTIPFGQGLSVNALQATSVFSTIANGGVRVAPSLLAGTTGPDGKFAPAPAGAQNRVVSEQTARTLTEMLESVVTDEQGTGNTAKIPGYRVAGKTGTANRVDPKTGKYSGYTASFIGFAPADQPRVTVSCVIQNPVNGHFGGQLCGPVFKQVMEFTLKSLQVPPSGSEAPNLPVDWKP; translated from the coding sequence GTGAGCCGCCCGCCCGGGGACGCGCCCCGGCCGCGCCGCACCGCCTCCGGCGGATCGGGCTCCGGCTCGGGCTCGGGTGCGGGCCGTTCCGGCGGCCGGTCCGGGGCCGACAAGCCGGCCAAGCCCGCTGCGGGGCGCGCCGGTTCGGGTTCCGCCGCGGGGCGCTCCGCCGCGGGCCGTTCCGGGGCGGGGCGCGCCGGTTCGGGCCGTTCCGCTGAGCAGCCGCCGCGCCGCCGGGTCGCCGAGCCGCGCCGCACCGCCGACGGCGCCCCCGCCCGTCCGGTCCGGCCGCGCGCCGCCGCCGGGCACCGCGAGGTCGCCCCGCCGCGCCGCCCGAGCGCCCGCCCGGCCCGCCGCCCGGCGCCGCGCCGCCCGGCCCCGTCCGGGCCCCGCAGCATCAAGCTGGCCGATCCGCGGCGCCGACTGCGGCTGGTGACGGTCTGTCTGCTGCTGGTGTTCGCCCTCTTCGCGGGCCGGCTGGTGCAGTTGCAACTGCTGGACTCCGACGCGCTGGCGGCCGCCGCGGGCGCCAACAAGTACGTGCGGGTGGCGCTGCCCGCCGAGCGCGGCTCGATCACCGCCGCGGACGGCACCGTGCTGGCCACCTCGGTCGACGCGTACGACATCACCGCCGACCCGACCATGTTCACCCCGGAGTTCGCCCACCTCCCGGACGCCCCGGAGCAGGCCGCGGCGCTGCTCGCGCCGATCCTCGGGCAGCCGAAGGAGAAGCTGGCCGAGAAGCTGCACCCGAACAGCAAGAACCCGAAGAGCCAGTACGCGCTGCTGATGGCCCGGCAGTCCCCGGCGGCCAAGAACCAGATCGCCGACCTGAAGACCGCGCTCACCAAGCAGACCGACACCGCGGCCTGCCGCGCCCAGGTCCAGCTGCTCAAGAAGCCCGTCGACAAGGGCGGCCGGCAGTTCCTCGACGCGGCCTGCGTGAACCCGCTGGCCGGGCTGTTCTGGGACCAGTCGACCCGGCGCAGCTACCCGGCGGGCGGCCTGGGCTCCAACCTGGTCGGCTTCGTCAACGCCGAGGGCACCGGCACCGGCGGCCTGGAACTCCAGTACCAGCAGCAGCTGGCCGGGCAGGACGGCCACTCCACGTACGCCGCGTCGGGCGGCCGCCGGGTCGCCACCGCGGGCGGCGCCCGGCAGGACCCGGTGCCCGGCACCGACCTGCGGCTGACCGTCGACCCGGACATCCAGTGGGCCGCCCAGCGGGCCATCACCGACCAGGTGGCCAACGCCGGGGCGGAGAAGGGCTACGTGATCGTCCAGGACGTGAAGACCGGACAGGTGCTGGCGATGGCCACCTCGCCCGGCTTCGACCCGAACGACCTGTCCTCGGCCCGCGCCGACCAGCTCGGCAACGCCGCCCTGCAGGACGCCTACGAGCCCGGCTCGACCGCGAAGCTGATGACCATGGCGGCGGTGCTGGACACCGGCAAGGCGAACTGGGACACCCACGTCGAGGTGCCCAACACGCTGCAGCGGGCCGACCGGGTGTTCCACGACGACGTCGACCACGAGACCTGGTACCTGACCCTGGCGGGCGTGCTCGCCAAGTCCTCCAACATCGGCACCATCGAGGCCGCCGAGCACCTGGGCGCCACCCAGGCCGAGTCCAACAAGGTGCTGGCCGACTACCTGGACCGGTTCGGCATCGGCAAGCCCAGCGGCCTGGGCTTCCCCGGCGAGACCCGCGGCATCCTGGCCAAGCCCGAGGACTGGAACGGCTCGCAGCAGTACACCATCCCGTTCGGCCAGGGCCTGTCGGTGAACGCCCTGCAGGCCACCTCGGTGTTCTCCACCATCGCCAACGGCGGCGTGCGGGTCGCCCCGAGCCTGCTGGCCGGGACCACCGGTCCGGACGGGAAGTTCGCCCCGGCGCCGGCCGGGGCGCAGAACCGGGTGGTGTCCGAGCAGACCGCCAGGACGCTGACCGAGATGCTGGAGTCCGTCGTCACCGACGAGCAGGGCACCGGCAACACCGCGAAGATCCCCGGCTACCGGGTGGCGGGCAAGACCGGCACCGCCAACCGGGTGGACCCGAAGACCGGCAAGTACTCCGGGTACACCGCCTCCTTCATCGGCTTCGCGCCCGCCGACCAGCCCCGGGTGACGGTCTCCTGCGTCATCCAGAACCCGGTCAACGGGCACTTCGGCGGGCAGCTGTGCGGGCCCGTCTTCAAGCAGGTGATGGAGTTCACCCTCAAGTCCCTCCAGGTCCCGCCGAGCGGCAGCGAGGCGCCGAACCTGCCCGTCGACTGGAAACCCTGA